A genomic segment from Halomonas sp. GD1P12 encodes:
- a CDS encoding PP0621 family protein, whose amino-acid sequence MNLLIIRLLIFALVFYVGLKLYGRYRQHKLAKNETPKRVEGGAMVRCRWCEVHVPENEALRFDEKWFCSSAHRERYIEEQKKDDPA is encoded by the coding sequence ATGAACCTGTTGATCATTCGGCTACTTATTTTTGCGCTGGTGTTTTATGTGGGCCTGAAGCTCTACGGCCGGTACCGCCAGCACAAATTGGCAAAGAACGAAACGCCCAAGCGCGTCGAAGGCGGCGCCATGGTGCGCTGTCGCTGGTGCGAGGTGCACGTGCCGGAAAACGAAGCGCTGCGCTTCGATGAGAAGTGGTTCTGCTCAAGCGCCCATCGAGAGCGCTACATAGAGGAGCAGAAGAAAGACGACCCCGCCTAA
- a CDS encoding methyl-accepting chemotaxis protein encodes MPARSQLKISTRLTIAFSILLFFLAALTAIGIYQVGQINRDLAEINDVNAVKQRHAIDWRGSVHDRAIALRDLVITATDNQYRDLSSEMRRLQDNYLNASQEMAKITRDYPGPAEEARIIESVQAQQALTLELTDAVVGARLAGDFARAQTLLIERAGPAYAEWLSRINQFIDLQERLNNVTTDHARHAAASFQNLMLGLTLLALIIGGLMAFWLSRQLLSELGAEPFEVQAFSNAIGNGNLAVASERHTKRERGIMASQVAMAGQLEEIVLKVRGCAEAVASNSEQIAEGNTNLASRTEQQSSALAQTAAAMEQLNSTVTQNADNAERASQEATQATATAAQGGKAVREMTATMNELDQSSQEISGIIATIDAIAFQTNILALNASVEAARAGEHGRGFAVVASEVRNLAQRSASAAKEINALISKNLERVKHGNERASLARQSTEEIISAIERVNVIMNEISSASAEQSAGVREINQAVSEMDQMTQDNAHLVSESASASSTLRHNARELINAMQTFKLPASAQASTAPASTANALPATRNTASKPLVQRPAEPAWESF; translated from the coding sequence ATGCCCGCTCGAAGCCAGCTAAAAATCAGCACCCGCCTCACCATCGCTTTCTCGATTCTGCTCTTTTTTCTTGCCGCGCTCACCGCCATCGGGATCTATCAAGTGGGCCAGATCAATCGTGACCTGGCCGAGATCAACGACGTCAATGCCGTCAAGCAGCGCCATGCCATTGACTGGCGCGGCAGCGTTCACGACCGAGCCATTGCCCTTCGCGATCTCGTCATTACCGCCACGGACAACCAGTACCGCGACCTGAGTAGCGAAATGCGGCGGCTTCAGGACAACTACCTGAACGCCTCTCAGGAAATGGCAAAGATCACCCGCGACTACCCGGGGCCGGCAGAGGAAGCGCGTATTATCGAAAGCGTTCAGGCGCAGCAGGCATTAACGCTCGAGCTGACCGACGCGGTGGTCGGCGCACGGCTGGCAGGCGACTTCGCCCGGGCGCAAACGCTTTTGATCGAACGGGCGGGGCCGGCGTACGCCGAGTGGCTGTCGCGCATCAATCAGTTCATCGACCTGCAGGAGCGGCTCAACAACGTCACCACCGACCACGCCCGCCACGCCGCCGCGAGCTTTCAAAACCTCATGCTCGGCTTGACCCTGCTGGCGCTGATCATCGGCGGGCTCATGGCATTCTGGCTGTCGCGCCAGCTGCTGAGCGAACTGGGTGCCGAGCCCTTCGAGGTCCAGGCGTTTTCCAACGCGATCGGTAACGGCAATCTGGCCGTGGCAAGCGAGCGCCACACGAAACGCGAACGCGGCATCATGGCCTCGCAAGTGGCCATGGCCGGGCAGCTCGAGGAGATCGTATTGAAAGTGCGCGGCTGTGCCGAGGCGGTGGCCAGCAACAGCGAGCAGATCGCCGAAGGCAATACCAACCTCGCCTCGCGCACCGAGCAGCAGTCAAGCGCTCTGGCCCAAACCGCGGCTGCCATGGAGCAGCTCAACAGCACCGTGACCCAGAACGCCGACAACGCCGAACGGGCAAGCCAGGAAGCGACGCAGGCAACCGCCACCGCCGCCCAGGGCGGCAAGGCGGTTCGCGAAATGACCGCGACCATGAACGAACTGGACCAAAGCTCCCAGGAGATTTCCGGCATCATCGCGACCATCGATGCGATCGCCTTTCAGACCAACATTCTGGCGCTGAACGCCTCGGTAGAAGCGGCACGCGCCGGCGAACACGGCCGCGGCTTTGCGGTGGTGGCCAGCGAAGTGCGCAATCTCGCCCAGCGAAGCGCCAGCGCAGCCAAAGAGATCAACGCGCTGATTTCGAAAAACCTCGAGCGCGTCAAACACGGCAACGAGCGCGCAAGCCTTGCGCGCCAGTCCACTGAAGAGATCATCAGCGCCATCGAGCGGGTCAACGTCATCATGAACGAGATCAGCAGCGCCAGCGCCGAGCAGAGCGCCGGGGTGCGCGAGATCAACCAGGCCGTTTCCGAAATGGATCAAATGACCCAGGACAACGCCCACCTGGTCAGCGAAAGCGCCAGTGCCTCCTCGACGCTGCGCCACAATGCACGGGAGCTCATCAACGCCATGCAGACGTTCAAACTCCCTGCCTCGGCCCAAGCCTCCACCGCGCCGGCCTCAACCGCCAACGCCTTGCCAGCGACTCGCAACACGGCTTCCAAACCGCTCGTTCAGCGCCCTGCAGAGCCCGCCTGGGAGAGTTTCTAA
- a CDS encoding NAD+ synthase codes for MQELTLVMAQLDPLVGDIAGNAAKAIEAVREARIEHRADVVVFPELFLTGYPPEDLLLRASMESRLEKARATMAEKVARDVLVIIGYPGVRDGKRFNLAGVLYNGQWQAEYAKQALPNYQVFDEQRYFTAGREPLVFEHKGARLGLLICEDLWESAPIEAAKEAGADVLVTLNASPFHQEKPSERLALFEQRARAVSRPIVYVNTIGGQDELVFDGGSSVIDADGALKVLAPYWQAGLMPVRFVESDGAWAPEAGEIEEAVSPEESLYCALVTGLRDYVNKSGFQGVVLGLSGGIDSALSLAIAVDALGPQRVQAVMMPYHYTADISKEDAAQQAEMLGVNYDVMPIAPMVEAFTRTLAESFAGAERDTTEENLQSRCRGVLLMAISNKKGLMVLTTGNKSEMAVGYATLYGDMVGGYNAIKDVYKIWVYKLARWRNTQSPAVPERVIERPPSAELAPDQQDSDSLPDYDVLDAILLRYIEGDMSAEAIINEGFTEADVYQVVKLVDRCEYKRRQAPVGVRVTARGFGRDRRYPIVNGWQPGD; via the coding sequence ATGCAAGAGTTAACGCTGGTCATGGCCCAACTCGACCCACTGGTCGGGGATATTGCCGGTAACGCCGCCAAGGCGATCGAAGCGGTTCGCGAGGCGCGTATCGAGCACCGGGCGGACGTGGTGGTCTTTCCCGAGCTGTTTCTGACCGGCTACCCGCCGGAGGATCTTTTATTGAGAGCCTCGATGGAGTCGCGCCTGGAAAAGGCCCGGGCGACCATGGCCGAGAAAGTCGCCCGCGACGTGCTGGTGATCATCGGCTACCCGGGCGTGAGAGACGGTAAGCGGTTCAACCTGGCCGGCGTGCTCTATAACGGGCAGTGGCAGGCGGAGTACGCCAAGCAGGCGCTTCCCAACTACCAGGTGTTCGACGAGCAGCGCTACTTCACCGCCGGGCGCGAGCCGCTGGTATTCGAGCACAAGGGCGCCCGGCTTGGGCTTTTGATCTGCGAGGATCTGTGGGAGAGCGCGCCGATCGAGGCGGCCAAAGAGGCCGGCGCCGACGTGCTGGTGACGCTCAACGCCTCGCCCTTTCATCAGGAGAAGCCCAGCGAGCGGCTGGCGCTGTTCGAGCAGCGCGCCCGCGCGGTCAGCCGGCCGATCGTCTACGTCAATACCATTGGCGGGCAGGACGAGCTGGTGTTCGACGGCGGCTCGAGCGTGATCGACGCCGACGGGGCGCTCAAGGTGCTCGCCCCTTACTGGCAGGCCGGACTGATGCCGGTGCGCTTTGTCGAGTCTGACGGCGCGTGGGCACCGGAAGCCGGTGAGATCGAAGAGGCGGTGTCACCAGAGGAGAGCCTCTACTGCGCGCTGGTCACCGGGCTTCGCGACTACGTCAACAAGAGTGGTTTCCAGGGCGTAGTGCTGGGGCTCTCCGGCGGTATCGACTCGGCGCTGTCACTGGCGATCGCCGTGGACGCGCTCGGCCCGCAGCGGGTGCAGGCGGTGATGATGCCATATCACTACACCGCGGACATCTCGAAAGAGGATGCCGCGCAGCAGGCCGAGATGCTCGGCGTCAACTATGACGTCATGCCGATCGCGCCGATGGTCGAGGCGTTCACCCGGACGCTTGCCGAGAGCTTCGCCGGTGCCGAGCGTGACACGACTGAGGAGAACCTGCAGTCGCGCTGTCGCGGCGTGCTGCTCATGGCGATCTCCAACAAGAAAGGGCTCATGGTGCTCACCACCGGCAACAAGAGCGAGATGGCGGTGGGCTACGCCACGCTCTACGGCGACATGGTCGGCGGCTACAACGCCATCAAGGATGTTTACAAGATCTGGGTATACAAGCTTGCGCGCTGGCGCAACACGCAGTCGCCGGCGGTCCCCGAGCGGGTCATCGAACGCCCCCCGAGCGCCGAGCTCGCCCCGGATCAGCAGGATAGCGATTCGCTTCCGGACTACGACGTGCTCGACGCGATTCTGTTGCGCTACATCGAAGGCGACATGAGCGCCGAGGCGATCATCAATGAGGGCTTTACCGAGGCTGACGTCTATCAGGTGGTCAAGCTGGTGGACCGCTGCGAGTACAAGCGCCGCCAGGCGCCGGTCGGCGTGCGCGTCACCGCCCGAGGCTTTGGCCGCGACCGCCGCTACCCGATCGTCAACGGCTGGCAGCCTGGTGACTGA
- a CDS encoding outer membrane protein assembly factor BamD has product MRVFSTAHRFGAVALSLALLAGCASNSNNDDAAEQDEGEFSNVQERELYELARTALEDNRYPIAIDRLEALDTRYPFGAHAEQAQLELIYAYYENGNWEEARAAASRFIRLQPDHPQVDYAYYLRGLSAWQAGRFSLERLRLIDISKRDLGASRDAYNDFRELIQRFPQSEYAPDAQQRIVYLRELLAQHELHVADYYLRRGAYLAAVERGRWVIENFPEANATRDALATMVEGYQGLGMNDRAEEVLAVLRENDPNHEQLRGGRFVPKHG; this is encoded by the coding sequence ATGCGCGTTTTCTCCACTGCCCACCGCTTTGGCGCCGTAGCCTTGAGCCTTGCTCTACTAGCCGGCTGTGCCAGCAACAGCAACAACGACGACGCCGCCGAGCAGGATGAGGGCGAGTTCTCCAACGTTCAGGAGCGCGAGCTCTACGAGCTCGCTCGCACCGCGCTTGAAGATAACCGCTACCCCATCGCCATCGACCGCCTGGAAGCGCTGGATACCCGCTACCCCTTCGGCGCCCATGCCGAGCAGGCCCAGCTCGAGCTGATCTACGCCTACTACGAAAACGGCAACTGGGAAGAGGCGCGCGCCGCGGCCAGCCGCTTCATCCGCCTGCAGCCGGATCATCCTCAGGTCGACTACGCCTACTACCTGCGCGGGCTCTCTGCCTGGCAGGCCGGGCGTTTCAGCCTCGAGCGGCTGCGCCTGATCGACATCTCCAAGCGCGATCTTGGCGCTTCGCGGGATGCCTACAACGATTTCCGCGAGTTGATCCAGCGCTTCCCGCAAAGCGAGTACGCCCCGGATGCCCAGCAGCGTATCGTCTATCTGCGTGAGCTTTTGGCCCAGCACGAGCTGCACGTGGCGGACTACTACCTGCGCCGCGGCGCGTATCTTGCCGCCGTCGAGCGCGGACGCTGGGTGATCGAAAACTTCCCCGAAGCCAACGCCACCCGCGACGCCCTGGCCACCATGGTCGAAGGCTACCAGGGCCTGGGCATGAACGACCGCGCCGAGGAAGTGCTCGCGGTGCTGCGTGAAAACGACCCCAATCACGAGCAGCTTCGCGGCGGACGTTTCGTGCCCAAGCACGGCTAA